From a single Aggregatilinea lenta genomic region:
- a CDS encoding GNAT family N-acetyltransferase: protein MLTIRPCRPDDNAVIWDLHVTLMKQVGAYLGDGPWDDDLRDIQGAYFDRGGCFLVGEVGGHVVAMGAFRRDTPTRAEIKRMRTHLDYQGRGFGKAILAALEAEAIRQGYDTLFMETSVVQHAAQHLYLSQGYVETHRGKVQHLDCIWFEKRLNGSAAPGE from the coding sequence ATGCTCACGATCCGGCCCTGCCGGCCCGACGACAACGCGGTGATCTGGGATCTGCACGTGACGCTGATGAAGCAGGTGGGTGCGTACCTGGGCGACGGCCCCTGGGACGACGACCTGCGCGACATCCAGGGCGCGTACTTCGACCGGGGCGGCTGCTTTCTGGTGGGCGAAGTCGGTGGGCATGTGGTGGCGATGGGCGCATTCCGCCGCGACACGCCGACGCGCGCGGAAATCAAGCGCATGCGCACGCACCTCGATTACCAGGGGCGCGGCTTCGGCAAGGCGATCCTCGCCGCGCTGGAAGCCGAAGCGATCCGCCAGGGCTACGACACGCTGTTCATGGAAACGTCCGTGGTCCAGCACGCTGCGCAGCACCTGTACCTGAGCCAGGGTTACGTCGAGACGCATCGCGGCAAGGTGCAGCATCTGGACTGCATCTGGTTCGAGAAGCGCCTGAATGGGAGCGCTGCGCCGGGCGAGTAG
- a CDS encoding pyridoxamine 5'-phosphate oxidase family protein codes for MLSELPLLPDDLRAALTEFMAGQSTLVLATTGEQDGRPQATPLFFAADEEFNLYWVSSPDSRHSTNIADWDVAEAAIFVQTWDWTGIKGVQLAGNAEAVADDEERARALSIYKAKFPFVNDRFEDVIEDSILYVLRPSWVRWLDNERHFGYRQEFRIEPPERPS; via the coding sequence ATGCTGAGTGAACTTCCCTTGCTGCCCGACGATCTGCGCGCGGCGCTGACCGAGTTTATGGCCGGGCAATCGACGCTGGTCCTGGCGACCACAGGTGAGCAGGATGGCCGCCCACAAGCGACGCCGCTGTTTTTTGCCGCCGATGAGGAGTTCAACCTCTATTGGGTGTCCAGCCCCGACAGCCGCCACAGCACCAACATCGCGGATTGGGACGTGGCCGAGGCCGCGATCTTCGTCCAGACCTGGGACTGGACCGGGATTAAGGGCGTGCAGCTGGCGGGAAACGCCGAAGCCGTCGCCGACGACGAAGAACGCGCCCGTGCCTTGAGCATCTACAAGGCCAAGTTTCCGTTCGTCAACGACCGCTTCGAGGATGTGATCGAAGACAGCATCCTGTACGTCTTGCGCCCGAGCTGGGTGCGGTGGCTCGACAACGAGCGCCATTTTGGGTACAGGCAGGAATTCCGCATCGAACCACCCGAGCGCCCGAGCTAG
- a CDS encoding TlpA family protein disulfide reductase, translating to METPDFSLLTPPGPQRGPGWLLLLVLPLGGAIAALLIITLSGGEDEGGSATAAASYPSPAPVTFIPPTPLPAATAVPSLIDQPLPTFSLSTLDGDTISLPESVAGKVVFLNFWATWCVPCEEEMPALQQLQDAHGADGVEVISVTDPTSGQTEDDIRAFIDEHDLSLTVALSSELALYQTFNVLQIPITYIIDRDGTVRDYHIGALTPDDIDAYLEELL from the coding sequence ATGGAAACGCCTGACTTCAGCCTGCTGACGCCGCCCGGCCCACAGCGCGGCCCCGGCTGGCTGCTGCTGCTCGTCCTACCGCTTGGCGGCGCGATTGCGGCCCTGCTGATCATCACGCTCTCCGGCGGTGAAGACGAAGGCGGCAGCGCGACCGCCGCCGCGTCCTATCCCTCCCCCGCCCCGGTGACGTTCATCCCGCCCACGCCGCTGCCCGCCGCGACCGCCGTGCCGAGCCTGATCGACCAGCCGCTGCCCACGTTTAGTCTGTCCACGCTGGATGGGGACACGATCAGCCTGCCGGAAAGCGTCGCGGGCAAGGTCGTGTTCCTCAATTTCTGGGCGACGTGGTGCGTGCCGTGCGAAGAAGAGATGCCTGCGCTCCAGCAGCTGCAGGATGCGCACGGCGCGGACGGCGTCGAGGTCATTTCCGTGACGGACCCGACCTCCGGGCAGACGGAGGACGACATTCGCGCCTTCATCGACGAGCACGACCTGTCACTGACTGTCGCGCTGTCGTCGGAACTGGCGCTGTACCAGACCTTCAACGTGCTCCAGATCCCGATCACGTACATCATCGACCGCGACGGTACCGTGCGCGACTACCACATCGGCGCGCTGACGCCGGACGACATCGACGCGTACCTGGAAGAGCTGCTATAA
- a CDS encoding TOBE domain-containing protein — protein sequence MKLSARNTLKGTVKKVTPGAVNAEVVIEVAGGVEIVSIITMESMKSLGLEVGKEAYAVIKASNVMVGVDH from the coding sequence ATGAAGCTCAGCGCACGGAACACGCTCAAGGGCACCGTGAAGAAGGTAACGCCCGGTGCCGTGAATGCCGAGGTCGTGATCGAGGTCGCAGGCGGGGTCGAAATCGTGTCGATCATCACGATGGAATCGATGAAGTCGCTGGGTCTTGAGGTGGGTAAAGAAGCCTACGCCGTTATCAAGGCGTCCAACGTCATGGTCGGGGTCGATCATTAA
- a CDS encoding Fur family transcriptional regulator → MSDRFEALAQQLREEGHKLTQQRAAILHALLHTATPLSPAEIQVLGQKYCADLGLVTVYRTLELLEGMQIVRAVHVADNCHGFALSTPGHTHHLVCERCHAVVEIEGCGLGEFLDSLAARTGYQITSHWLEISGLCAECQRSN, encoded by the coding sequence ATGAGCGATCGGTTCGAAGCGCTGGCCCAACAACTCCGCGAGGAGGGGCACAAGCTCACGCAGCAGCGCGCCGCGATCCTGCACGCGCTGCTGCACACCGCGACGCCGCTGTCGCCCGCGGAAATCCAGGTGCTCGGACAGAAGTACTGCGCCGACCTGGGGTTGGTGACGGTTTACCGCACGCTGGAACTGCTGGAAGGCATGCAGATTGTGCGGGCGGTCCATGTGGCGGACAACTGCCACGGTTTCGCCCTCTCCACGCCAGGGCACACACACCATCTGGTGTGCGAGCGCTGCCACGCGGTCGTTGAGATCGAGGGCTGCGGGCTGGGCGAGTTTCTGGACTCGCTGGCCGCGCGCACGGGATACCAGATCACCAGCCACTGGCTGGAGATCTCCGGGTTGTGCGCAGAGTGCCAGCGCAGCAATTAG
- a CDS encoding DUF4013 domain-containing protein, with amino-acid sequence MDFVRAIKFPLDDENWITKVVVGTLLNLIPIFGLGYTVGVARNVIQGKARPLPGTEDLGQVITDGIMATIAGIVYALPALLVGCVIGIFSSIVGDSDAGGLMVACLGMFVSLASLIYAIPATAMFWMGVMRYTESGNFSDFVQFGSLLRDVRKHVGVLVMLLLYVLAVGLLAALVSPLLIVTCVGILVLGFWVQVAYGHLIGQAALEIEQGR; translated from the coding sequence ATGGATTTCGTACGAGCGATCAAGTTTCCACTGGACGATGAGAACTGGATCACCAAAGTGGTGGTTGGGACGCTGCTCAATCTGATCCCGATCTTTGGACTGGGCTATACGGTCGGTGTAGCGCGGAACGTTATTCAGGGCAAGGCCCGCCCGCTGCCCGGCACCGAGGATCTCGGCCAGGTGATCACCGATGGCATCATGGCCACAATTGCCGGAATTGTGTACGCGCTGCCCGCACTGCTGGTGGGCTGCGTGATCGGTATTTTCAGCAGCATCGTCGGCGATTCGGATGCGGGCGGGCTGATGGTGGCGTGTCTGGGCATGTTCGTCTCGCTTGCATCGCTGATCTACGCCATTCCCGCCACGGCGATGTTCTGGATGGGCGTCATGCGCTACACTGAAAGCGGCAACTTCTCCGACTTCGTGCAGTTCGGCTCGCTGCTGCGCGACGTCCGCAAGCACGTGGGCGTGCTGGTTATGCTGCTGCTGTACGTGCTGGCGGTCGGGCTGCTGGCGGCGCTGGTGTCGCCGCTGCTGATCGTGACCTGTGTGGGAATTCTGGTGCTGGGCTTCTGGGTGCAAGTTGCGTACGGCCACCTGATCGGTCAGGCGGCGCTGGAGATCGAACAGGGGCGGTAG
- a CDS encoding alpha/beta fold hydrolase, translating into MPVIEANGATIDYGDTGGDKPVVVLIHGWLGSWDAEFGPEIEWLRPHYRVIAPTRRGYGRSGPKPRTYTRDFYRRDAEDMAAFLDALGVTQAHIVGFSDGGEVAILMPILRPDLVRSVAAWGAVGHFDPSLRALIPGYWPPTWLAPATRDRHGVDPETVYGMIKGWMAAMLEIIDTGGDISRNEAHTITCPLLLMLGRQDRLNPESAGRALVEQIPNGRLVMFDGGHPVHREQTEAFRQTLWEHLQAAD; encoded by the coding sequence GTGCCTGTTATCGAGGCGAACGGGGCAACGATTGATTACGGCGACACCGGCGGCGACAAGCCCGTCGTGGTGCTGATTCACGGCTGGCTGGGGTCGTGGGACGCGGAGTTCGGCCCGGAGATCGAATGGCTCCGGCCTCACTATCGCGTGATCGCGCCCACCCGGCGCGGGTATGGGCGATCCGGCCCCAAGCCGCGCACCTACACGCGCGACTTTTACCGCCGTGACGCGGAAGATATGGCTGCGTTCCTGGACGCACTCGGCGTGACGCAAGCGCATATCGTCGGCTTCAGCGACGGCGGCGAAGTGGCGATCCTCATGCCGATCCTGCGCCCCGACCTTGTGCGCTCGGTGGCGGCGTGGGGCGCGGTCGGCCACTTCGACCCGTCGCTGCGCGCCCTGATCCCCGGCTACTGGCCGCCCACGTGGCTCGCGCCCGCCACGCGCGACCGGCACGGCGTCGATCCGGAGACGGTCTACGGCATGATCAAGGGCTGGATGGCGGCCATGCTGGAGATCATCGACACAGGCGGCGACATCAGCCGGAACGAGGCGCATACCATCACGTGCCCGCTGCTGCTGATGCTGGGGCGGCAGGATCGTCTCAATCCTGAGAGCGCCGGGCGGGCGCTGGTGGAACAGATCCCGAACGGGCGGCTGGTCATGTTCGACGGCGGCCACCCCGTGCACCGCGAGCAAACGGAAGCGTTCCGGCAGACGCTGTGGGAGCACTTGCAGGCGGCAGACTAA
- a CDS encoding metal ABC transporter substrate-binding protein yields MVRKLVVGPVLIVVLALALAPLAAAPQAAAQDNRPQIVASFSILADVAQNVAGDAADVTSLIPPGGNPHAFTPSAQDVATLSDADLVLTVGVNFEENLLPVVEEAAGDHQVIVSECLPIHPVQVTEDEHEGEEHADEEHTEEAHIDETAIDPVCAGHYEAVEAAFGIDEATLTTGSMGPLYALECAGHDHEEDEEHEGEEEEHEHAAGSCDPHVWMDPANVALWTLTLRDAFSALDPDNADTYAANADAYLAQLAEVDDQAAALIDGIPEDRRVIVTNHMAFGYLASRYGLDVIGVVIPSASTSAEPSVQELVGLIDTIETHHVPAIFTETTVSQDLAEQVAQETGVQMVQLYTGTLSAPEDGAGTYLDYILYNVTAIADALQ; encoded by the coding sequence ATGGTACGCAAACTTGTTGTAGGTCCCGTGCTGATCGTCGTGCTCGCGCTGGCGCTTGCGCCGCTCGCCGCTGCACCCCAGGCCGCCGCGCAGGACAACCGCCCGCAAATTGTCGCCAGCTTCAGCATCCTGGCGGATGTGGCGCAAAATGTCGCGGGCGACGCCGCCGACGTAACCAGTCTGATCCCGCCTGGCGGCAATCCGCACGCTTTTACTCCGTCCGCGCAGGACGTGGCAACGCTCAGTGACGCCGATCTGGTGCTGACGGTGGGGGTCAACTTTGAGGAGAACTTGCTGCCCGTGGTGGAAGAAGCGGCGGGCGATCATCAGGTGATCGTGTCCGAGTGTCTCCCAATCCACCCCGTGCAGGTCACGGAAGACGAGCATGAGGGCGAAGAACACGCCGACGAAGAGCATACCGAAGAAGCGCACATCGATGAAACCGCCATCGATCCGGTTTGTGCCGGGCATTACGAGGCGGTCGAAGCTGCCTTTGGCATCGACGAGGCGACGCTGACCACCGGATCGATGGGACCGCTCTACGCGCTGGAATGCGCCGGGCACGATCACGAAGAGGACGAAGAGCACGAAGGCGAAGAGGAAGAACACGAGCACGCCGCCGGAAGCTGCGATCCGCACGTGTGGATGGACCCGGCCAACGTCGCGTTGTGGACGCTGACCCTGCGTGACGCGTTTTCCGCCCTCGACCCGGACAACGCGGATACCTACGCCGCCAACGCGGACGCATACCTCGCGCAGTTGGCCGAGGTGGACGACCAGGCGGCGGCACTGATCGACGGCATCCCCGAAGATCGCCGTGTGATCGTCACGAACCACATGGCGTTTGGCTACCTCGCCAGCCGCTACGGGCTGGACGTGATCGGCGTGGTGATCCCCAGCGCCAGCACCAGCGCCGAGCCGTCCGTGCAGGAGCTGGTCGGGCTGATCGATACGATCGAGACGCACCACGTCCCGGCTATCTTCACGGAGACCACCGTGAGCCAGGATCTGGCCGAGCAGGTCGCGCAGGAGACGGGCGTGCAGATGGTTCAGCTTTACACGGGCACGCTCAGCGCACCGGAGGATGGCGCGGGGACCTATCTTGACTACATTCTGTATAACGTGACAGCAATCGCGGACGCGCTGCAATGA
- a CDS encoding cation:proton antiporter, giving the protein MESNVIELFLALGIIIAASQFAGAAARSLGQPRVFGELIAGVLLGPTVLNLLDWSVFHDPELLHHTITELAELGVLFLMFIVGLEVHLGELLSVRKVALWGGALGAVLPILLGAPIILIYGYSTEAAIFVGVTLAATSVSISAQTLLELGVLRTKEGLGLLATAVVDDVLAILLLSIAIATLGTGESAGALDLVWIFVRMMLFIVLGMGIAWTLLPRTLNRIHRSRSLATGTAAFALIAALIFGWAAEALGGIAAITGAFIAGMGLSQTTESTKENIEKAVQNISYSFLVPIFFVNVGLNVDLTQLGIDLLPLTGLLLLSSVISKVLGSGLGARIGGFTTIESFRVGICMISRGEVGLIIASVALSNGFLTEELFQPVFVVILLTTVLTPPLVRLAFRGRTEKPRPKLASEHA; this is encoded by the coding sequence ATGGAAAGTAATGTCATTGAGTTATTTCTCGCGTTGGGCATCATCATTGCCGCCTCGCAGTTCGCCGGGGCCGCGGCGCGTTCGTTAGGCCAGCCGCGTGTGTTTGGTGAATTGATCGCGGGTGTCTTGCTTGGCCCGACCGTGCTCAACCTGCTGGACTGGTCCGTCTTCCACGACCCGGAGCTGCTGCATCACACCATCACCGAGCTGGCCGAGCTGGGCGTGCTGTTCCTGATGTTCATCGTCGGGCTAGAAGTACACCTGGGCGAGCTGTTATCCGTGCGCAAGGTCGCGCTGTGGGGCGGCGCGCTGGGCGCAGTGCTGCCTATACTGCTCGGCGCACCAATTATCTTGATCTACGGCTATTCAACCGAAGCGGCGATCTTCGTTGGCGTGACGCTGGCCGCCACCTCGGTCAGCATCTCCGCCCAGACACTGCTGGAACTGGGCGTGCTGCGCACTAAGGAAGGTCTGGGACTGCTGGCGACTGCCGTGGTAGACGACGTGCTGGCCATCCTATTGCTGTCAATCGCCATCGCTACGCTGGGCACGGGCGAAAGCGCGGGCGCACTGGACCTCGTGTGGATCTTCGTACGCATGATGCTGTTTATCGTCCTCGGCATGGGCATCGCGTGGACGCTCCTGCCGCGCACGCTCAACCGCATTCACCGCAGCCGCAGCCTGGCGACCGGCACGGCGGCGTTCGCGCTGATCGCGGCGCTGATCTTCGGCTGGGCGGCGGAAGCCCTGGGCGGCATCGCGGCCATCACCGGTGCGTTCATCGCAGGCATGGGCCTCAGCCAGACGACCGAGTCCACCAAAGAAAACATTGAAAAGGCGGTACAGAACATCTCCTACTCGTTCCTGGTGCCGATCTTCTTCGTCAACGTGGGCCTGAACGTCGATCTGACGCAGTTGGGCATCGACCTGTTGCCCCTGACTGGACTTTTACTGCTATCATCAGTCATATCGAAGGTGCTCGGCAGCGGCCTCGGCGCGCGCATCGGTGGGTTCACCACCATTGAGTCGTTTCGGGTGGGCATCTGCATGATCTCGCGTGGCGAGGTTGGCCTGATTATCGCCTCGGTAGCGCTGTCCAACGGCTTCCTGACCGAGGAGCTGTTCCAACCCGTCTTTGTCGTCATTCTACTGACCACGGTCCTGACGCCGCCGCTGGTGCGTCTCGCCTTCCGAGGACGGACTGAGAAGCCGCGGCCAAAACTAGCTTCAGAGCACGCTTAG
- a CDS encoding P-II family nitrogen regulator, giving the protein MAKLVILITPQMEKGIAVAEAWEASGATGVTLIESYGLHHVREKSRTKELPLFVSMVNVLRQVEETNQTILSVVSDELVDALLDSACEVLGDLRTKPDTGVAFVIDVDRIFGSETLKLLE; this is encoded by the coding sequence ATGGCAAAACTCGTCATCCTGATCACTCCGCAGATGGAAAAGGGAATCGCGGTCGCAGAAGCCTGGGAGGCCTCAGGCGCGACCGGCGTGACCCTGATCGAAAGCTATGGGCTGCACCACGTTCGCGAGAAAAGCCGGACGAAGGAGCTGCCACTGTTCGTGTCGATGGTCAACGTGCTGCGCCAGGTCGAGGAGACCAACCAGACGATCCTCTCGGTCGTGTCCGACGAGCTGGTCGATGCCCTGTTGGACTCGGCCTGTGAGGTGCTGGGCGACCTGCGCACGAAGCCGGACACGGGCGTCGCTTTTGTCATCGATGTGGACCGGATCTTCGGATCGGAAACACTCAAGCTGCTGGAATAA
- the dtd gene encoding D-aminoacyl-tRNA deacylase, whose protein sequence is MRAVLQRVTKGAVSVEGEVVGAVDQGYVILLGVGHGDGEAQARLLARKVAGLRVFEDAQGKFNLSLLDVGGGCLVVSQFTLYADARKGRRPSFTDAAPPDVAAPLVERFAALLREEGVPRVEMGVFGAYMHVEIRNDGPVTILLDTDTL, encoded by the coding sequence ATGCGGGCGGTGTTACAGCGGGTGACGAAGGGCGCGGTGAGCGTTGAGGGTGAGGTCGTAGGGGCGGTGGATCAGGGCTACGTGATCCTGCTCGGCGTGGGGCACGGCGACGGGGAGGCACAGGCGCGTCTGCTGGCGCGTAAGGTCGCCGGGCTGCGCGTGTTCGAGGACGCGCAGGGCAAGTTCAACCTGTCGCTGCTGGACGTGGGCGGTGGCTGCCTGGTCGTGTCGCAGTTCACACTCTACGCCGACGCACGCAAAGGCCGCCGTCCGAGCTTCACCGACGCCGCGCCGCCGGATGTGGCCGCGCCACTGGTCGAGCGCTTCGCCGCGCTGCTGCGCGAAGAAGGCGTGCCGCGCGTGGAGATGGGCGTGTTTGGCGCCTATATGCACGTCGAGATCCGGAACGACGGCCCGGTGACGATTTTGCTGGATACGGATACGTTGTAG
- a CDS encoding metal ABC transporter permease, with product MSVTLFLASGLWSTVIDKLDMWFIAPLQYALLLRSLEAAIVVGIVSGVLGTYVVVRGMTFFGDALAHAILPGVAVAYQRTNGATDGLFWGGLAAGILSALGIGFLTRHERVKEDTAIGIVFTASFALGIAMISRMDNYAGDLTHILFGQILGVSAADLRLIVIFGAAVLVVVALFFKEFMIISFDPTLARTLRLPDEALRLLLLILIAVTIVVSLQTVGIALMIALLVTPAATANLLTHRLLPMMVVSAGLGAASSIVGFYLSYHQDIATGPAIVLTATAIFLAVFLIQQGANGLRFARVGLRLRREQGALPSAAVAPESER from the coding sequence ATGAGCGTGACCCTTTTTCTGGCCAGCGGCTTATGGTCCACGGTGATCGATAAGCTGGATATGTGGTTCATTGCGCCCCTGCAATACGCGCTGCTGCTGCGCAGCCTGGAAGCGGCGATTGTGGTGGGCATCGTCAGCGGTGTGCTGGGCACGTACGTCGTCGTGCGCGGCATGACGTTCTTCGGCGACGCGCTGGCCCACGCGATTTTGCCCGGCGTGGCGGTCGCCTACCAGCGCACGAACGGCGCGACGGACGGCCTGTTCTGGGGTGGCCTCGCGGCGGGCATCCTCAGCGCGCTGGGCATCGGCTTTTTGACGCGGCACGAGCGCGTCAAGGAAGACACCGCGATTGGGATCGTCTTCACTGCGTCGTTCGCGCTGGGCATCGCCATGATCTCGCGCATGGACAACTACGCGGGCGACCTGACGCATATCCTGTTCGGGCAGATTCTGGGCGTATCGGCGGCGGACCTGCGCCTGATCGTGATTTTCGGCGCGGCGGTTTTGGTAGTCGTGGCGCTGTTCTTCAAGGAATTCATGATCATCTCGTTCGATCCCACGTTGGCACGCACACTGCGTCTGCCGGACGAGGCGCTGCGCCTGCTGCTGCTGATCCTGATCGCCGTGACCATCGTCGTGTCGCTGCAAACGGTCGGCATCGCGCTGATGATCGCGCTGCTGGTCACCCCGGCGGCGACGGCGAATTTACTCACGCATCGCCTGCTGCCGATGATGGTCGTGTCGGCAGGGTTGGGCGCGGCGTCGAGCATCGTCGGTTTTTACCTTTCCTATCACCAGGACATTGCTACCGGACCCGCGATCGTGCTGACTGCAACCGCGATCTTCCTCGCCGTGTTCCTGATCCAGCAGGGCGCCAACGGGCTGCGTTTCGCGCGCGTGGGGCTGCGTCTGCGGCGCGAACAAGGCGCGCTGCCGTCCGCCGCCGTCGCCCCGGAGTCAGAGCGCTAG
- a CDS encoding glycosyltransferase family 2 protein has translation MAEAELRTDTPESPRILALIPAYNEARHVAGVIAGAKAALPVLVVDDGSSDDTAAQAEAAGATVLRQQPNQGKGAALRAGFRWAVVQGYDAIIMLDADGQHDPNEIPEFINRYNHLHTDLIIGSRSFSQMPLLRRTTNTIGRWLFSWAIGQPIPDNQSGYRLVSRRLMEATLESHESGFEFEVEMIVICVRRGYQLGWVPIRTIYADEVSHIRPGQHVVGFFRLVWHTRAAMRHGNA, from the coding sequence ATGGCTGAAGCAGAGCTGCGTACAGACACGCCGGAATCGCCGCGCATTCTGGCGCTGATCCCGGCGTATAACGAAGCACGTCACGTCGCCGGCGTGATCGCCGGAGCCAAAGCCGCGCTGCCCGTGCTGGTCGTGGACGATGGATCGAGCGACGACACCGCCGCCCAGGCCGAGGCTGCCGGGGCGACCGTGCTGCGCCAGCAGCCTAACCAGGGCAAGGGCGCAGCGCTGCGTGCCGGGTTCCGCTGGGCGGTGGTTCAGGGCTACGACGCGATCATCATGCTCGATGCCGACGGCCAGCACGATCCCAACGAGATCCCGGAGTTCATCAATCGCTACAACCACCTGCACACCGACCTGATCATCGGCTCACGCAGCTTCAGCCAGATGCCGCTGCTGCGACGCACGACCAACACCATCGGGCGGTGGCTCTTTTCGTGGGCCATCGGCCAGCCCATCCCCGACAACCAGTCGGGCTACCGGCTCGTCAGCCGCCGCCTGATGGAAGCCACGCTCGAAAGCCACGAGAGCGGCTTCGAGTTCGAGGTCGAGATGATCGTGATCTGCGTGCGGCGCGGCTACCAGTTGGGCTGGGTGCCCATCCGCACGATCTACGCCGACGAGGTGAGTCACATCCGGCCCGGCCAGCATGTCGTCGGATTCTTCCGGCTCGTGTGGCATACGCGGGCCGCGATGCGCCATGGAAACGCCTGA
- a CDS encoding metal ABC transporter ATP-binding protein: MAELVQRATTPALKQAYADALTTAAPVMTVTDLAAGYNGERMLDGVSFEVYAGERVGIVGPNGAGKSTLFKALVGLLPHHGAISIGGAPCRQSHSMVGYVPQHEAIDWKFPATVWDVVMMGRARQIGYVLPPRKRDREAVRKALERVGMWDLRRRQIGELSGGQRRRVFVGRALAQEASVLLLDEPFSGVDAQAESEIFEVLDVLRRDGIAVLLATHNLAQAATHYDKLLMINRGRMIAYGPPAEIYTPEMLGQTFGDRIALWQDGEQFVLVADKPCHDDEHEHAGAD, encoded by the coding sequence ATGGCCGAACTGGTACAACGGGCAACCACTCCTGCACTCAAGCAGGCCTACGCGGACGCACTGACCACCGCCGCCCCGGTGATGACCGTGACCGACCTCGCCGCCGGGTACAACGGCGAGCGCATGCTCGATGGCGTGTCGTTCGAGGTGTACGCGGGCGAGCGTGTGGGCATCGTCGGTCCCAACGGGGCGGGCAAGTCCACGCTGTTCAAGGCGCTGGTTGGGCTGCTGCCGCATCACGGCGCGATCTCCATCGGCGGCGCGCCATGCCGCCAGAGTCACTCGATGGTCGGGTATGTGCCGCAGCACGAGGCAATCGACTGGAAGTTCCCCGCGACGGTGTGGGACGTGGTGATGATGGGACGCGCGCGCCAGATCGGCTATGTGCTGCCACCACGCAAGCGCGACCGCGAGGCGGTGCGCAAGGCGTTGGAGCGCGTGGGCATGTGGGATCTACGCAGGCGTCAGATCGGGGAGCTGTCTGGTGGGCAGCGACGGCGGGTCTTCGTGGGGCGCGCACTGGCGCAGGAGGCGAGCGTACTGCTGTTGGACGAGCCGTTCAGCGGCGTCGATGCGCAGGCTGAATCCGAGATCTTCGAGGTGCTTGACGTGCTGCGCCGCGATGGGATCGCCGTGCTGCTGGCGACGCATAATCTGGCTCAGGCAGCGACGCACTACGACAAGCTGCTGATGATTAACCGGGGGCGCATGATCGCGTATGGCCCACCTGCCGAGATCTATACACCCGAAATGCTCGGCCAGACCTTTGGCGATCGTATCGCGCTGTGGCAGGACGGCGAGCAGTTCGTGCTGGTGGCCGACAAGCCCTGCCACGACGACGAGCACGAGCACGCCGGAGCGGACTAG
- a CDS encoding UbiX family flavin prenyltransferase has translation MQVTPSKRLIVAISGASGAIYGIRLLEALRQDRAVETHLILTDAARITITQETERTVSEVEALADVVHKPHNIGASIASGSFAVMGMVVVPCSIKSLSAIAHSAASDLLSRAADVQLKEGRPLVLAVRETPLHLGHLRLMVQAAEIGAVIMPPIPAFYSHPQTLDDVINGTVGRILARLDIDNDLYFEWLGLKGKPHAE, from the coding sequence TTGCAAGTAACGCCGTCCAAACGCCTGATCGTCGCCATTTCCGGTGCCAGCGGTGCGATCTATGGCATCCGCCTGCTGGAAGCGCTGCGCCAGGATCGCGCGGTTGAAACGCACCTGATACTGACCGACGCAGCGCGAATCACCATCACGCAGGAAACCGAGCGGACGGTAAGCGAGGTCGAAGCGCTGGCCGACGTGGTTCATAAGCCGCACAACATCGGCGCGAGCATCGCCAGCGGATCGTTCGCGGTCATGGGCATGGTTGTCGTGCCGTGCAGCATCAAGAGCCTGTCGGCCATCGCGCACAGCGCCGCAAGCGATCTACTGAGTCGCGCGGCAGATGTACAGCTGAAGGAAGGCCGCCCGCTGGTGTTGGCCGTGCGCGAAACTCCGCTGCACCTGGGGCATCTGCGACTGATGGTCCAGGCGGCAGAAATCGGCGCGGTCATTATGCCGCCCATCCCGGCGTTTTACAGCCATCCGCAAACGCTGGACGATGTGATTAACGGGACGGTCGGGCGTATCCTGGCGCGCCTGGACATCGACAATGACCTGTACTTTGAATGGCTGGGGTTAAAGGGCAAACCACATGCTGAGTGA